A genomic window from Salvia miltiorrhiza cultivar Shanhuang (shh) chromosome 5, IMPLAD_Smil_shh, whole genome shotgun sequence includes:
- the LOC131026236 gene encoding uncharacterized protein LOC131026236, with protein MHAFFLSVIITQFKMGNWKATKIPTNAIHLARGSLNDVFPSNLTWNDVYKRFMLMENRFRTFKEVIAISETYWDLSMNGIIAVDGIWKRIFKKNELAKAYYHVGESEFDKLAILVASENIKVEHSKTVVIISDTTIPLKGGKNKRCPG; from the exons ATGCATGCATTCTTTTTAAGTGTCATAATAACACAATTCAAAATGGGCAACTGGAAAGCGACGAAGATTCCAACAAATGCAATCCATTTAGCGAGAGGATCACTCAATGATGTTTTCCCAAGCAACCTTACTTGGAATGACGTTTACAAGCGATTTATGCTGATGGAGAATCGTTTTCGTACCTTCAAGGAGGTTATTGCTATTTCGGAGACTTATTGGGATCTCAGCATGAACGGCATCATCGCAGTTGATGGGATATGGAAGCGGATATTTAAG AAAAATGAACTTGCAAAAGCATACTACCATGTTGGGGAGTCAGAATTTGACAAGCTAGCGATTTTGGTTGCTTCGGAGAATATAAAAGTTGAGCACTCAAAGACTGTTGTTATCATTTCTGACACAACTATTCCACTCAAAGGTGGAAAAAACAAGCGATGTCCGGGTTGA